A section of the Arcobacter roscoffensis genome encodes:
- a CDS encoding complex I subunit 4 family protein — protein sequence MSSDILSFIIFLPAVVAFGLMLTTRDVNTIRNIAFLTTTVILALVLKIYIEFEPSAGMQFVTNVPWISTYGINYYIGLDGFSLTILMMIAILVPTSYLLLWEGKTKGYWINMLLVQTGVTGTLLSLDVVLFYFFWEIMLLPVFLLIGQYGFGNKVFTTIKVTVYTMVGSLLMFIAILYLGVAYYNEFGFWSFAYDELTKITTLGYSEKVWLFLGFLAAFAIKIPIFPLHTWIMETYKNAPTGAVFLLSSIMAKLGVYAIVRFMIPIFPDIYVEFSAWFVAIGLFGLIYFGIAALMQDDIKRMFAYSSASHLSFIAAGIFSLNEYGINGALYLIIAHAIATGALFLLIGLLQEETGFKTIKDLGGIAKQAPIFTFIFAIMLFANVGLPGTNGFVSELLIIFGIYEFNHTLGYISALTVIIGASYMLWMFQRAILQDRPEGSATVKMRDLKIKEIVGLAPWVFLVFLMGFYPEIFMDKFEPTVTHYLNDILQIGATK from the coding sequence ATGAGTTCAGATATTCTTTCATTTATTATATTTTTACCTGCTGTTGTTGCATTTGGATTAATGCTTACAACAAGAGATGTTAATACAATTAGAAATATCGCATTTTTAACTACTACTGTTATTCTAGCTTTAGTTTTAAAAATCTATATTGAGTTTGAACCAAGTGCTGGTATGCAATTTGTTACAAATGTTCCTTGGATTTCTACATATGGTATAAACTATTATATTGGTTTAGATGGTTTCTCACTTACTATTTTGATGATGATTGCTATCTTAGTTCCTACTTCTTATCTTCTTTTATGGGAAGGTAAAACAAAAGGTTACTGGATTAATATGCTATTAGTTCAAACAGGTGTAACAGGAACTCTACTTTCACTTGATGTTGTACTTTTCTATTTCTTTTGGGAAATCATGTTATTACCTGTATTTTTACTTATAGGTCAATATGGATTTGGAAATAAAGTATTTACAACTATAAAAGTGACTGTTTATACTATGGTTGGTTCACTTTTAATGTTTATTGCCATTTTATATCTAGGTGTTGCATACTATAATGAGTTTGGATTTTGGTCTTTTGCATATGATGAACTAACAAAAATTACAACTCTAGGATATAGCGAAAAGGTTTGGTTATTTTTAGGTTTCCTTGCTGCATTTGCTATTAAAATTCCTATTTTTCCTCTTCATACTTGGATTATGGAAACATACAAAAATGCTCCAACTGGTGCAGTATTTTTATTATCTTCGATTATGGCAAAACTTGGTGTTTATGCAATTGTAAGATTTATGATTCCAATTTTCCCAGATATTTATGTTGAATTTTCAGCTTGGTTTGTAGCTATTGGTCTATTTGGTTTAATCTATTTTGGTATAGCTGCACTTATGCAAGATGATATAAAAAGAATGTTTGCATATTCATCAGCATCACACTTAAGCTTTATAGCTGCTGGTATTTTTTCACTTAATGAATATGGAATTAATGGAGCACTTTATTTAATAATTGCTCATGCAATTGCAACAGGTGCCTTATTTTTACTTATTGGATTACTCCAAGAAGAAACAGGCTTTAAAACTATTAAAGATTTAGGTGGTATTGCTAAACAAGCACCGATTTTTACATTTATTTTTGCCATTATGCTTTTTGCAAATGTAGGACTTCCAGGAACAAATGGTTTTGTATCAGAACTTTTAATTATATTTGGTATTTATGAGTTTAATCATACATTAGGATATATCTCAGCACTAACAGTAATAATTGGGGCTTCATATATGTTATGGATGTTTCAAAGAGCAATTTTGCAAGATAGACCTGAGGGTTCAGCTACTGTAAAAATGAGAGATTTAAAAATCAAAGAGATTGTTGGACTTGCACCTTGGGTATTTTTAGTATTTCTAATGGGGTTTTATCCTGAAATATTCATGGATAAGTTTGAGCCAACAGTTACTCACTACTTAAATGACATATTACAAATTGGAGCAACAAAATGA
- a CDS encoding fumarate reductase flavoprotein subunit, whose product MKINYCDALVIGGGLAGLRAAVAAQKKGLNAIVLSLVPVKRSHSAAAQGGMQASLGNSKMSDGDNEDLHFADTVKGSDWGCDQEVARMFVHTAPKAIRELASWGVPWSRVESGTREAVINAKKTTITEEEDRHGLITSRDFGGTKKWRTCYTADATGHTMLFGVANEALKHDVDIRDRKEALSLIHEDGRCYGAVVRDLITGELEAYVSKGTCIATGGYGRVFRQTTNAVICEGTGAAIALETGIATLSNMEAVQFHPTPIVPSGILLTEGCRGDGGILRDVDGHRFMPDYEPEKKELASRDVVSRRMIEHIRNGKGVPSPYGEHVWLDISILGREHIEKNLRDVQEICQIFNGIDPADEGKKGWAPVRPMQHYSMGGIRTKPTGEATRLNGLFACGEASCWDMHGFNRLGGNSVSETVVAGMIIGNYFADYCLENDVTIPTSTVQKFIDEQDAYLEEILSYTGNEDIFRIKRRMQDIMDDQVGIFRSGEPLKAAVEELKELLAKTKQITVKSKERAGNPELEEAYRVPKMLKVALCVAKGARDRTESRGAHYREDYLKRDDANWMNRTLCSWPNPDELEPTIEYADLDIMKMEMPPAFRGYGAKGMIIENELSIKRQEEVDSITEKLEAEGKDRHEIQDALMPFDLPMNYKEKNERAGDK is encoded by the coding sequence ATGAAAATTAATTACTGTGATGCGTTAGTAATTGGTGGTGGTCTAGCTGGTCTTAGAGCTGCTGTTGCTGCACAAAAGAAAGGATTAAACGCTATTGTTTTATCTTTAGTTCCAGTTAAAAGATCACACTCAGCTGCTGCTCAAGGTGGTATGCAAGCTTCATTAGGTAACTCGAAAATGTCTGACGGAGACAATGAAGATTTACACTTTGCTGATACTGTAAAAGGTTCTGACTGGGGATGTGACCAAGAAGTTGCAAGAATGTTCGTACATACTGCACCAAAAGCTATTAGAGAATTAGCTTCATGGGGTGTGCCTTGGTCTAGGGTTGAATCTGGAACAAGAGAAGCAGTTATCAATGCAAAGAAAACTACTATTACTGAAGAAGAAGATAGACATGGTCTAATTACTTCAAGAGATTTTGGTGGTACTAAAAAATGGAGAACATGTTATACAGCTGATGCAACTGGACATACAATGTTATTTGGTGTTGCAAATGAAGCTTTAAAGCATGACGTTGATATTAGAGATAGAAAAGAAGCATTATCATTAATCCATGAAGATGGAAGATGTTATGGTGCTGTAGTTAGAGATTTAATTACTGGTGAATTAGAAGCTTACGTTTCAAAAGGAACTTGTATTGCAACTGGTGGATACGGAAGAGTATTTAGACAAACAACAAATGCAGTTATCTGTGAAGGTACTGGTGCAGCTATTGCTTTAGAAACTGGTATTGCAACATTATCAAATATGGAAGCTGTACAGTTCCACCCAACTCCAATTGTTCCATCTGGTATTTTATTAACAGAAGGATGTAGAGGTGATGGTGGTATATTAAGAGATGTTGATGGTCATAGATTTATGCCAGATTACGAGCCAGAGAAAAAAGAACTTGCTTCAAGAGACGTTGTTTCTAGAAGAATGATTGAGCACATCAGAAATGGTAAAGGTGTTCCTTCTCCATATGGTGAGCATGTATGGTTAGATATTTCTATTCTTGGTAGAGAGCATATTGAAAAGAACTTAAGAGATGTACAAGAAATTTGTCAAATCTTTAATGGTATTGATCCTGCTGATGAGGGTAAAAAAGGTTGGGCTCCAGTTAGACCAATGCAACATTACTCTATGGGTGGAATTAGAACTAAACCAACTGGTGAAGCAACAAGATTAAATGGTTTATTTGCTTGTGGTGAAGCTTCATGTTGGGATATGCATGGATTTAACAGACTTGGTGGAAACTCAGTATCTGAAACAGTTGTTGCTGGTATGATTATTGGTAATTACTTTGCTGATTATTGTTTAGAAAACGATGTTACTATTCCTACTTCTACTGTTCAAAAGTTCATTGATGAGCAAGATGCTTACTTAGAAGAAATCCTTTCTTACACTGGAAATGAAGACATCTTTAGAATTAAAAGAAGAATGCAAGATATTATGGATGACCAAGTTGGTATCTTTAGATCTGGTGAGCCATTAAAAGCAGCAGTTGAAGAATTAAAAGAGCTATTAGCAAAAACTAAACAAATTACTGTTAAATCTAAAGAAAGAGCTGGTAACCCAGAATTAGAAGAAGCTTATAGAGTTCCTAAAATGCTTAAGGTAGCACTTTGTGTTGCTAAGGGTGCTAGAGATAGAACTGAATCTAGAGGGGCACACTATAGAGAAGATTATCTAAAAAGAGATGATGCTAACTGGATGAATAGAACATTATGTTCATGGCCAAATCCTGATGAATTAGAACCAACTATTGAATATGCTGATTTAGATATTATGAAAATGGAAATGCCTCCAGCATTTAGAGGTTATGGTGCTAAGGGTATGATTATTGAAAATGAGCTTTCTATTAAGAGACAAGAAGAAGTTGACTCTATTACTGAAAAACTAGAAGCTGAAGGTAAAGATAGACATGAGATTCAAGATGCCTTAATGCCTTTTGATTTACCAATGAACTATAAAGAGAAAAATGAAAGAGCAGGAGACAAATAA
- a CDS encoding fumarate reductase cytochrome b subunit, with protein sequence MSDLIEGYLGKTVEGRKSRLPAKLDYLQSATGLFLALFMWAHMLLVSSILISEDFMYTVTKLLEASFIFEGGNPLLVTIAAAVIFVVFIAHAGLGMRKLPGNFKQYQVMKAHAKHMNHDDTKLWFTQAGTGFAMFFLGSVHLYIIMTNSADIGPYASADRIWSEWMWPLYILLLLAVELHGTIGLYRLCVKWGWFDGDNPRENRVKLKKVKWGLTVFFLVLGFASLAAYMKIGIDQVNNNNVGNKYQPTAKVMEYKMPNKTIGGIA encoded by the coding sequence ATGAGTGACCTAATAGAAGGTTATTTAGGTAAAACGGTTGAGGGAAGAAAGAGTAGATTACCTGCGAAGCTTGATTATCTTCAAAGTGCGACAGGATTATTCTTAGCATTATTCATGTGGGCTCACATGTTATTAGTATCTTCGATATTAATTTCAGAAGACTTCATGTACACAGTAACAAAGCTTTTAGAGGCTAGTTTCATTTTTGAGGGTGGAAACCCATTATTAGTAACAATTGCAGCTGCTGTAATTTTTGTTGTATTTATTGCACACGCAGGTTTAGGTATGAGAAAGTTACCTGGTAACTTTAAACAGTACCAAGTTATGAAAGCTCACGCTAAACATATGAATCACGATGATACAAAATTATGGTTTACACAAGCAGGAACAGGTTTTGCTATGTTCTTCTTAGGTTCTGTACACTTATATATCATCATGACTAACTCTGCTGATATTGGACCTTACGCTTCTGCTGATAGAATCTGGTCTGAGTGGATGTGGCCATTATATATTTTACTTTTATTAGCTGTTGAATTACACGGAACAATTGGTCTTTACAGACTATGTGTAAAATGGGGATGGTTTGACGGAGACAACCCAAGAGAAAACAGAGTAAAACTTAAAAAAGTTAAATGGGGATTAACTGTATTCTTCTTAGTGTTAGGATTTGCTTCACTTGCAGCTTACATGAAAATTGGTATTGATCAAGTTAACAACAATAATGTTGGTAACAAATATCAACCAACTGCAAAAGTAATGGAATACAAAATGCCAAATAAAACTATTGGAGGAATTGCGTAA
- a CDS encoding NuoI/complex I 23 kDa subunit family protein → MGIKVVKRHGKSFKDRLYLPAIAGGMKTTLRHFTKNLKDIDNLKTMQYPEVQPDDLTERYRGVHRLTKWEDESEKCVACYMCATACPAECIFIDAEERFDDKAEKRPKEFKIDLLECVFCGYCVEACPCDAIRMDTGIFSFTGSKREDFVLDKKALMKNERAKDLSDD, encoded by the coding sequence ATGGGAATCAAAGTAGTAAAAAGACATGGTAAGTCGTTTAAAGACAGGCTATATTTACCTGCTATTGCAGGAGGAATGAAAACAACACTTAGACACTTCACTAAAAATTTAAAAGATATAGACAACTTAAAAACTATGCAATATCCTGAAGTTCAACCTGATGATTTAACTGAAAGATATAGAGGTGTTCATAGACTTACAAAATGGGAAGATGAAAGTGAAAAATGTGTTGCTTGTTATATGTGTGCAACAGCATGTCCTGCTGAGTGTATATTTATAGATGCAGAAGAAAGATTTGATGATAAAGCTGAAAAGAGACCAAAAGAGTTTAAGATTGATCTTTTAGAGTGTGTATTTTGTGGATATTGTGTTGAAGCTTGTCCTTGTGATGCCATTAGAATGGATACAGGAATTTTTTCTTTTACAGGTTCTAAAAGAGAAGATTTTGTTTTAGATAAAAAAGCTTTAATGAAAAATGAAAGAGCAAAGGACTTAAGTGATGATTGA
- the nuoL gene encoding NADH-quinone oxidoreductase subunit L, which yields MSTSLLVWIILSPLLGSILLGALYFYHIKRKPISELTFSLIGCITPFISFLITLTLFLQMKEEGITFSQHLFTWLNIDKLNIDMALLGDNLSIFMSMFVTFVGWLIHIYAIGYMRGDNGFGKFFAYFNLFLASMLILVLADNPIILFIGWEGVGVCSYLLIKFYYGKKENVIAANKAFIVNRVGDFGFLLGVVTLFFALGGVDLSFASLESNISNASSEMLVLSGFLLFVGAMGKSAQIPLYVWLPDAMAGPTPISALIHAATMVTAGVYMVARFHFIYVGTEEIGLFIAYIGAFSALLAAIIATRQTDIKKILAYSTMSQLGYMFIAVGLGFYSAGLFHVFTHAFFKAMLFMGAGGIIIALHHKQNIFEIAQHRAQLPIIKFTFLIGVIAISGIPFFSGFFSKDAILAAAFQEGQYLIWLIALGTAFLTAFYMFRMYFIVFVAPTKHKVEYVYTSKTITIPLLLLAVGAVFAGYLNLAPIFGGEAQVDSWLSQLNSKTIHMSHAVEWILIVLSVAVAVGGIFVAYKKYANFDVEKPEEEIGLIGNKFYVDEIYDTVFVKTSKKLSVFIDKVLDDKIIDGFIMNSSKTFINIGKKVAMIQNANVRFYAVFMLVGMTCVFIYLINTLGL from the coding sequence ATGAGTACATCACTTTTAGTATGGATTATATTATCTCCTTTATTAGGTTCAATATTACTTGGTGCTTTATATTTTTATCATATAAAAAGAAAGCCTATTTCAGAACTAACTTTTAGTTTAATTGGATGTATAACGCCTTTTATCTCATTTTTAATCACATTAACACTGTTCTTACAAATGAAAGAAGAAGGTATCACTTTTTCACAGCATTTATTTACTTGGTTAAATATTGATAAACTGAACATCGATATGGCTCTATTAGGTGATAACTTATCTATTTTCATGTCAATGTTTGTAACTTTTGTAGGATGGTTAATTCATATTTATGCAATAGGATATATGAGAGGTGACAATGGCTTTGGTAAATTCTTCGCATATTTCAATCTTTTCTTAGCATCAATGCTTATTTTAGTTTTAGCAGATAATCCAATTATTCTATTTATTGGATGGGAAGGTGTTGGAGTTTGTTCATACCTTTTAATCAAATTCTACTATGGTAAAAAAGAAAATGTTATTGCAGCAAATAAAGCTTTTATAGTAAATAGAGTTGGAGATTTTGGTTTCTTACTTGGTGTTGTAACACTATTTTTTGCTTTAGGTGGAGTTGATTTATCTTTTGCTTCTTTAGAAAGTAATATTTCAAATGCTTCAAGTGAAATGTTAGTGTTATCAGGCTTTTTATTATTTGTAGGAGCTATGGGTAAATCAGCACAAATCCCTTTATATGTTTGGCTTCCAGATGCTATGGCAGGACCTACACCAATTTCTGCATTAATTCACGCAGCAACTATGGTAACAGCTGGTGTATATATGGTTGCAAGATTCCACTTTATATATGTGGGAACTGAAGAAATAGGTTTATTTATAGCTTATATTGGTGCATTTTCAGCCCTACTTGCTGCAATAATTGCTACAAGACAAACAGATATTAAGAAAATTCTTGCTTATTCAACTATGAGTCAATTAGGATATATGTTTATAGCTGTTGGTCTTGGTTTTTATTCAGCTGGTTTATTTCATGTATTTACACATGCTTTCTTTAAAGCAATGCTATTTATGGGTGCAGGTGGTATTATAATAGCCCTTCATCATAAACAAAATATTTTTGAAATAGCACAACATAGAGCCCAACTTCCGATTATCAAATTTACTTTTCTAATTGGGGTTATTGCAATTTCAGGTATACCTTTCTTCTCAGGATTCTTCTCAAAAGATGCAATTTTAGCAGCTGCATTCCAAGAAGGTCAATATCTAATTTGGCTTATTGCTTTAGGAACAGCTTTCTTAACAGCATTTTATATGTTTAGAATGTACTTCATAGTTTTTGTAGCCCCTACTAAACATAAAGTTGAATACGTTTATACATCTAAAACTATAACTATACCACTTCTTCTACTTGCAGTTGGAGCCGTTTTTGCAGGATACTTAAACTTAGCTCCTATTTTTGGAGGAGAAGCACAAGTTGACTCTTGGCTTAGTCAATTAAATTCTAAAACAATTCATATGAGTCATGCAGTTGAATGGATACTGATTGTCTTATCTGTTGCAGTTGCTGTTGGTGGAATTTTTGTTGCATACAAAAAATATGCAAACTTTGATGTGGAAAAACCAGAAGAAGAAATTGGTCTTATTGGTAATAAATTCTATGTTGATGAAATATACGATACTGTTTTTGTAAAAACATCAAAAAAGCTATCTGTATTTATTGATAAAGTTTTAGATGATAAAATCATTGATGGCTTTATCATGAATTCATCTAAAACATTTATAAATATAGGTAAAAAAGTTGCAATGATACAAAATGCAAACGTAAGATTTTATGCAGTGTTTATGCTAGTTGGTATGACATGCGTATTTATCTATTTAATTAATACACTAGGATTATAG
- the nuoK gene encoding NADH-quinone oxidoreductase subunit NuoK: MISLTSYAFVSMMLFSLGVIGVIARRNVFVIYMSIEMMLNGVNLFLVTFARYHFDMDPQIITIMVIAIAAAEAAIFLSVIILLYRSRKSLDSDIFNTLSQGEKS, from the coding sequence ATGATTTCATTAACATCTTATGCCTTTGTATCAATGATGCTTTTCTCACTTGGTGTGATTGGAGTTATTGCAAGAAGAAATGTATTTGTAATTTATATGTCAATTGAAATGATGCTAAATGGAGTAAATCTATTCTTAGTTACATTTGCTAGGTATCATTTTGATATGGATCCACAAATTATCACAATAATGGTTATTGCAATTGCAGCTGCTGAAGCTGCTATTTTCTTATCTGTAATAATTCTTTTATATAGATCAAGAAAATCTCTTGATTCTGATATATTTAATACCTTATCACAAGGAGAGAAGTCATGA
- a CDS encoding complex I subunit 1/NuoH family protein has translation MSSITITMINISIASLLAVGLTPLFVWWERRISGLMQDRTGPNRCNIGPLRLGGLIQSFADMLKLIFKEDFTPSHIKYKFFFSIAPAIVFFCSFLTFATIPFADVLIIDGESHIMSAIPNELGIMWFLAFAGLSIYGIILGGYASQNKYGLLGSIRASAQVISYEVALTLAVVSMVISYGSIHLTDIVNAQAGTFLGVIPMWGIFIQPLAAIIFIVCAFAETNRAPFDIAEGESEIVAGYHTEYSAMRFGLFQVGEYAAMSASSAIIVTLFFGGYQIPWLDTQTIHSNINYVIAAIMILLPIKIFIFTKWMKKNNKTVGMGDKRREKETKILTIAFWSICLIILGLLAIFLITGLGTNGINIVTAILQIGTFLVKFFLVAFLYIWVRWTVLRFRYDQLQMLGWKVLIPLALLNVILTATFIVVGS, from the coding sequence ATGAGTAGTATAACAATAACAATGATAAATATATCCATAGCATCACTACTTGCTGTAGGTTTAACTCCACTTTTTGTATGGTGGGAAAGAAGAATATCTGGACTTATGCAAGATAGAACTGGTCCAAATAGATGTAATATAGGTCCTTTAAGACTTGGTGGTCTTATTCAAAGTTTTGCAGATATGCTAAAACTTATCTTTAAAGAAGACTTTACTCCATCACATATAAAATATAAGTTTTTCTTCTCTATTGCACCTGCAATTGTATTTTTCTGTTCTTTTTTAACATTTGCAACTATACCCTTTGCTGATGTTTTAATAATAGATGGAGAGTCACATATTATGTCAGCTATTCCAAATGAACTAGGTATCATGTGGTTTTTAGCTTTTGCTGGACTATCAATTTATGGAATAATTCTTGGGGGATATGCTTCTCAAAATAAATATGGACTTTTAGGTTCTATTAGAGCAAGTGCACAGGTTATTTCTTATGAAGTTGCTTTAACTTTAGCCGTAGTGTCTATGGTTATTTCATATGGTTCAATTCATTTAACTGATATTGTAAATGCACAAGCTGGAACTTTCCTTGGTGTGATTCCAATGTGGGGTATTTTTATTCAACCGCTTGCTGCTATTATTTTTATAGTATGTGCTTTTGCTGAAACAAATAGAGCTCCTTTTGATATAGCTGAGGGTGAATCTGAAATTGTTGCAGGTTATCATACTGAGTATTCGGCTATGAGATTTGGACTTTTTCAAGTTGGTGAATATGCTGCGATGTCTGCTTCATCAGCTATTATTGTAACTTTATTTTTTGGTGGTTATCAAATTCCTTGGCTTGATACACAAACTATACATAGTAATATAAACTATGTAATAGCAGCTATTATGATTTTACTTCCAATAAAGATATTTATCTTTACAAAATGGATGAAGAAAAACAATAAAACAGTTGGTATGGGTGATAAAAGAAGAGAAAAAGAAACAAAAATTTTAACTATTGCCTTTTGGTCTATTTGTTTAATCATACTTGGTCTTTTAGCAATATTCTTAATCACAGGTCTTGGAACAAATGGAATAAATATTGTTACAGCAATTTTACAAATTGGAACATTCTTAGTTAAATTTTTCTTAGTTGCCTTTTTATATATTTGGGTTAGATGGACAGTTTTAAGGTTTAGATATGACCAATTACAAATGTTAGGATGGAAAGTTTTAATTCCATTAGCACTTTTAAATGTAATCTTAACTGCAACTTTTATAGTAGTAGGAAGTTAA
- a CDS encoding NADH-quinone oxidoreductase subunit N: MSQFIYLIPALTVLLGALTLMIMSMYEKYSVKNFIVVASIFLIVALGFSLADLGTLYKAQPYNELFYNTLVFDSFSNFFNILLISGTLLTLLIGEHYFQHRSYFKGEFFCILLFALFGMMLLGHSNELITAYVALEVASFSVYIMVGYNSDDSKRVEAIFKYLVLGSFIGAFYLLGLVLVYGATASTNLNEIATFIASASDENMVLVYIGLTLILFTFLFKIAAFPFQSWVLDVYRGAPMVITAYMASTFKIAIFSFFLRAFLQHLGFTIDFWDTILSVIIVFTLVFGTWLAVTQQIIKKMLAASSIVHTGYLLLAFIALSYKDGEIINIDSAYATMFYLIAYLLSALGAFGLASHIISETNVRVTYDDFKGLAKERPFLAAMMTIFLFSLAGIPSTIGFIGKFYVFTEAIHAGYVGLTILAVIATIVSVYYYFKLIAMMYFYPTKQECVSKEFNDKRVSTYAIAFVAILTVLGGIGSAIVFFIPAMNIDQIITLAQTAVQSLFIK; encoded by the coding sequence ATGAGTCAATTTATCTATTTAATCCCAGCATTAACAGTATTACTTGGTGCATTGACACTAATGATAATGAGTATGTATGAAAAATATTCAGTTAAAAACTTTATAGTTGTTGCTTCTATATTTTTGATTGTTGCTTTAGGTTTTTCTTTAGCAGATTTAGGAACTTTATATAAAGCACAACCTTATAATGAGCTTTTTTATAATACTTTAGTTTTTGATTCATTCTCAAACTTTTTTAATATTTTGCTAATTTCAGGAACACTTTTAACACTACTTATTGGTGAGCACTACTTCCAACATAGGTCATACTTTAAAGGTGAATTTTTCTGTATTTTACTTTTTGCATTATTTGGAATGATGTTATTAGGACACTCAAATGAGCTTATTACTGCTTATGTAGCTTTAGAAGTAGCATCATTTTCTGTATACATTATGGTTGGATACAACAGCGATGATTCAAAAAGAGTTGAAGCGATTTTCAAGTATTTAGTTTTAGGCTCATTTATTGGAGCATTTTACTTATTAGGTTTAGTTTTAGTATATGGAGCAACTGCAAGTACAAACTTAAATGAAATAGCAACATTTATTGCAAGTGCAAGTGATGAGAATATGGTTTTAGTATATATTGGACTTACTCTTATTTTATTTACATTTTTATTTAAAATTGCAGCATTTCCTTTTCAATCATGGGTTCTTGATGTTTATAGAGGTGCACCAATGGTTATTACTGCGTATATGGCATCTACGTTTAAAATTGCCATATTCTCATTTTTTCTAAGAGCATTTTTACAACATCTTGGATTTACTATTGATTTTTGGGATACTATATTATCTGTGATTATTGTATTTACATTAGTTTTTGGTACATGGTTGGCAGTTACTCAACAAATAATAAAAAAAATGTTAGCAGCATCTTCTATAGTGCACACAGGTTACTTACTTTTAGCATTTATTGCATTAAGCTATAAAGATGGTGAAATCATCAACATTGATTCAGCATATGCAACAATGTTTTATTTAATTGCTTATTTATTATCTGCACTTGGTGCATTTGGTTTAGCATCTCATATTATTTCAGAAACAAATGTAAGAGTAACATATGATGATTTCAAAGGTTTAGCAAAAGAGAGACCTTTCTTAGCTGCAATGATGACTATCTTCTTATTTTCACTTGCTGGAATACCATCAACAATAGGATTTATTGGTAAATTTTACGTATTCACAGAAGCGATTCATGCAGGATATGTAGGTCTCACTATCTTAGCAGTTATTGCAACAATAGTTTCAGTTTACTACTATTTCAAACTAATTGCAATGATGTATTTTTACCCAACAAAGCAAGAATGTGTTTCAAAAGAGTTCAATGATAAAAGGGTTTCAACATATGCAATTGCATTTGTTGCAATCTTGACTGTTTTAGGTGGAATTGGTTCTGCTATTGTATTCTTTATACCTGCAATGAACATTGATCAAATTATTACATTAGCACAAACAGCAGTACAGTCATTGTTTATAAAATAG
- a CDS encoding NADH-quinone oxidoreductase subunit J family protein codes for MIDLVFIGLSLLAILGAVAMIVYANPMYSALGVLISMLSVAGLFALLNATFLFLVQIIVYAGAIMTLILFILMFLNIKEEDLPKEPKKFQNIAIGAVIMVPLNYLIISAVAKLPKKDLGISDTDFGDIKPIGIQLFDNWLVAFELISILLLIALIGSVVLAKKRKSKVHNEINSQGEES; via the coding sequence ATGATTGATTTAGTATTTATTGGCTTATCATTGTTAGCTATATTAGGTGCAGTTGCTATGATAGTTTATGCAAATCCTATGTATAGTGCACTAGGAGTTCTAATCTCGATGTTAAGTGTTGCAGGATTATTTGCACTTTTAAATGCAACTTTTTTATTTTTAGTTCAAATAATAGTTTATGCAGGTGCTATTATGACTCTGATTCTATTTATTTTAATGTTCTTAAATATTAAAGAAGAAGACCTACCAAAAGAGCCTAAAAAATTCCAAAACATAGCAATTGGTGCAGTAATTATGGTTCCTTTAAACTATTTAATTATAAGTGCTGTAGCAAAACTTCCAAAAAAAGATTTAGGTATTTCAGATACTGATTTTGGAGATATAAAACCAATTGGTATTCAACTTTTTGATAATTGGTTAGTTGCCTTTGAACTTATTTCAATTTTACTTCTAATAGCTTTAATTGGTTCAGTAGTATTAGCTAAAAAAAGAAAATCAAAAGTTCACAATGAGATTAACTCACAAGGAGAGGAATCATGA